The Eleginops maclovinus isolate JMC-PN-2008 ecotype Puerto Natales chromosome 24, JC_Emac_rtc_rv5, whole genome shotgun sequence genome contains a region encoding:
- the hecw2b gene encoding E3 ubiquitin-protein ligase HECW2 isoform X2: protein MAMATTASSSHSPPPSSPGNNSARDHLLAVRRRTPHTRPYTIGPDNLRGLSSQGAVEEPASSSPSDISPGSQSETAVVGLQRANSDTDLVTSDSRSSLTASTYQLTLGHTHLVISWDIKEEVDATDWIGLYHIDETCVANVWDSKNRGVNGTQRGQIVWRLETEPNFTEPETKICFKYYHGVSGALRATTPCITVKNPGVPAGSEGQVEDQSGAEHCRKLVSFTLSDIRAVGLKKGMFFNPDPYLKMSIQPGKRSGLPKFTHHGQERRSSIIANTTNPEWHGEKYTFVALMTDVLEIEVKDKFAKSRPIIKRFLGQLILPVQRLLEGPALDDQSVSYSLCRRLPTDHVSGQLVFRVDITSIGHEEASPDVVGTLLGGAVNDDPGSPSDDEDFPHLSSSSRGTYRPSPTGPDEGPLLVNGASCYGDDSVWRDPGQMGEEDLLALAVGGHTHRQVSLNDYLDTIEAPRSPGERPPAGPSPKLRSSFPTDTRLNTMLHIDSDEDEETGQQREQEARTQQSTDSSKRSPESQESPNAETLTAVAEGAVQTQAGASTAAGPSAADSPSAPSSSQAAGAEAAAGPVGALGECTCQEQSSRMADLPCTPSLGPLSPIQEVETRKEVAPKAEEEGESSSSEANAPAAAAAPANRSTADQEGGTSEGARASSRSSREQQEEEEVWTRRQSLQACGGPVLNQEVCSAREGHNGTVGVEGETGATAQVNGHPSVRSLPSVRHDISRYQRVDEPLPPNWEARIDSHGRIFYVDHVNRTTTWQRPTAPPPPQTLQRSNSIQQMEQLNRRYQSIRRTITNDSRPEEPPANELLTDETDMHPSVPELRRDSSVAQSSSRSRLSLLLQSPSAKFLTSPDFFTTLHSNPSAYRMFTTNTCLKHMISKVRRDAHHFERYQHNRDLVAFLNMMANKQLELPRGWEMKHDHTGKPFFVDHNCRATSFIDPRLPLQSTRPPSVLAHRQHLTRQRSHSAGEAGEDPRHAAPPVLPRPSSTFSSTSRGQSQDVVPVAYNDKIVAFLRQPNIFEILQERQPDFNRNHSLREKVQLIRTDGGSGLARLSGDADLVMLLSLFEDEVMCYVPPHALLHPSYCQSPRGSPVSSPQNSPGTQRANARAPAPYKRDFEAKLRNFYRKLETKGYGQGPGKLKLIIRRDHLLEDAFNQIMCYSRKDLQRSKLYVSFVGEEGLDYSGPSREFFFLVSRELFNPYYGLFEYSANDTYTVQISPMSAFVDNHHEWFRFSGRILGLALIHQYLLDAFFTRPFYKGLLRIPCELSDLEYLDEEFHQSLQWMKDNDIEDMLDLTFTVNEEVFGQITERELRPGGADIPVSEKNKKEYIERMVKWRIERGVVQQTDSLVRGFYEVVDSRLVSVFDARELELVIAGTAEIDLSDWRNNTEYRGGYHDNHIVIRWFWAAVERFNNEQRLRLLQFVTGTSSIPYEGFAALRGSNGPRRFCVEKWGKVSALPRAHTCFNRLDLPPYPSFSMLYEKMLTAVEETSTFGLE, encoded by the exons ATGGCGATGGCTACCactgcctcctcctctcactcGCCCCCTCCTTCATCGCCTGGCAACAACAGCGCCCGGGACCACCTGCTGGCGGTGCGTCGGCGTACCCCACACACCCGACCGTACACCATCGGTCCAGACAACCTCCGTGGTCTGTCTTCGCAGGGTGCAGTCGAAGAACCGGCGTCCTCCTCCCCCTCGGATATTTCCCCAGGGAGCCAATCAGAAACGGCGGTGGTGGGGCTCCAGCGGGCCAATAGCGACACAGACCTGGTGACATCAGACAGTCGCTCATCGCTCACGGCGTCGACATACCAGCTGACTCTAGGCCACACCCACCTGGTGATCTCCTGGGACATCAAGGAGGAAGTGGACGCCACCGACTGGATCGGCCTGTACCACATCG atGAGACGTGTGTGGCCAATGTGTGGGACTCCAAGAATCGCGGCGTGAATGGAACCCAGCGAGGACAGATCGTGTGGAGACTGGAGACGGAACCCAACTTCACGGAGC CGGAGACTAAGATCTGCTTCAAGTACTATCATGGTGTAAGTGGAGCGTTAAGAGCAACAACACCTTGCATCACCGTCAAGAACCCTGGAGTGCCA GCTGGAAGTGAAGGCCAAGTGGAGGACCAATCAGGCGCTGAGCACTGTCGGAAACTAGTCAGCTTCACCCTATCAG ACATCCGGGCGGTGGGTCTGAAGAAGGGCATGTTCTTCAACCCCGACCCCTACCTGAAGATGTCCATCCAGCCTGGGAAGAGGAGCGGCCTCCCCAAGTTCACCCACCACGGCCAGGAGAGACGCTCCTCCATCATCGCCAACACCACCAACCCCGAGTGGCACGGAGAG AAGTACACCTTCGTGGCGCTGATGACGGACGTGTTGGAGATCGAGGTGAAGGATAAGTTTGCCAAGAGCCGACCAATCATCAAACGCTTTCTGGGTCAGCTGATCCTCCCTGTGCAGAGACTTCTGGAGGGGCCTGCATTGGA tgatcAGTCAGTCAGCTACAGCCTGTGTCGGCGTCTCCCTACGGACCATGTGAGCGGGCAGCTCGTGTTCAGAGTGGACATCACCTCTATTGGacatgaag aaGCCTCTCCTGACGTAGTTGGGACCCTCCTAGGCGGCGCAGTTAACGATGACCCTGGGAGTCCATCAGACGACGAAGACTTCCCccacctgtcctcctcctcacgCGGCACATACAGACCGTCTCCCACCGGCCCCGACGAGGGCCCCCTGTTAGTCAATGGTGCTTCTTGCTATGGCGATGACAGCGTGTGGCGGGATCCGGGGCAGATGGGAGAGGAGGATCTGCTCGCCCTGGCAGTGGGAGGCCACACCCACCGGCAGGTGTCGCTCAACGACTACCTGGACACCATCGAGGCTCCCAGGAGTCCAGGGGAGCGGCCTCCAGCGGGTCCTTCGCCAAAACTGCGCTCCAGCTTTCCCACGGACACGCGGCTCAACACCATGCTGCACATAGACTCAGACGAGGATGAGGAGACGGGGCAGCAAAGGGAGCAGGAGGCTAGGACACAACAGAGCACCGACTCCTCGAAGAGATCGCCTGAGTCTCAGGAGAGTCCAAACGCAGAGACGCTCACTGCTGTAGCAGAGGGGGCCGTCCAGACTCAGGCCGGAGCATCCACAGCTGCTGGACCGTCAGCTGCAGACAGTCCCTCAGCTCCCAGCTCATCCCAGGCAGCAGGGGCGGAGGCAGCAGCGGGGCCGGTGGGGGCTCTGGGGGAGTGTACCTGTcaggagcagagcagcaggatgGCTGATCTACCCTGCACCCCTTCACTTGGTCCACTTTCACCCATTCAG GAGGTGGAAACGAGGAAAGAAGTGGCTCCAAAGgcggaggaggaaggggagtcATCAAGCAGCGAGGCCAACGCAccggctgcagcagctgctcctgcGAACCGCTCCACAGCTGACCAGGAAGGAGGCACTTCAGAAG GAGCCAGGGCCAGTAGCAGGAGCAGCcgggagcagcaggaggaggaggaggtgtggaCGAGGAGGCAGTCTCTGCAGGCCTGTGGAGGCCCGGTCCTAAACCAGGAAGTGTGCAGTGCCAGAGAGGGTCACAACGGGACAGTGGGAGTGGAGGGGGAGACAG gtgcCACAGCTCAGGTCAATGGCCACCCTTCTGTTCGCTCTCTGCCATCTGTGCGCCATGACATCAGTCGGTACCAGAGAGTAGATGAGCCACTACCAccta ACTGGGAGGCTCGTATCGACAGCCATGGTCGGATCTTCTACGTGGACCACGTGAACAGAACCACCACATGGCAGCGTCCCACCGCTCCGCCCCCCCCACAGACCCTCCAGAGGTCCAACTCCATACAGCAGATGGAGCAGCTCAACCGcag GTATCAGAGTATACGCCGGACGATAACCAATGACAGCAGACCAGAGGAGCCACCAGCCAATGAACTGCTTACAGATGAGACTGACATGCACCCCTCCGTCCCAG aactCCGCAGAGACAGCAGTGTGGCTCAGTCCAGCTCCCGGTCCCGCCTCAGCCTGCTGCTTCAGTCCCCCAGCGCCAAGTTCCTCACCAGCCCCGACTTCTTCACTACGCTGCATTCCAACCCT AGTGCCTACCGTATGTTCACCACCAACACGTGTCTGAAGCACATGATCAGTAAGGTGCGTCGGGATGCTCACCACTTTGAGCGCTACCAGCACAACAGAGACCTGGTGGCCTTCCTCAACATGATGGCCAACAAACAGCTGGAGCTGCCCCGAGGCTGGGAGATGAAGCACGACCACACCGGCAAG CCTTTCTTTGTGGATCATAACTGCCGCGCCACCAGCTTCATCGACCCCCGGCTGCCTCTGCAGAGCACCCGGCCCCCCAGCGTCCTGGCTCATCGCCAACACCTGACCCGCCAACGCAGCCACAGCGCTGGAGAG GCTGGTGAGGACCCTCGTCACGCCGCCCCCCCGGTCCTGCCGCGGCCTTCAAGCACCTTTAGCtccaccagcagggggcagagTCAGGACGTGGTGCCAGTGG CTTACAACGACAAGATTGTGGCGTTTCTACGACAACCAAACATCTTCGAGATTCTACAGGAGAGACAACCAGACTTCAACCGGAACCATTCACtcag GGAGAAGGTGCAGCTGATCCGCACTGACGGAGGCTCAGGATTGGCCCGGCTGTCAGGAGACGCTGACCTTGTCATGCTGTTGAG tcTGTTTGAAGATGAAGTGATGTGCTATGTCCCGCCTCACGCCTTACTGCACCCCAGCTACTGCCAGTCCCCCCGAGGGTCCCCTGTCTCCTCCCCACAGAACTCGCCTG GCACTCAGAGAGCCAATGCCAGGGCCCCAGCACCGTACAAGAGAGACTTTGAGGCCAAGCTGCGCAACTTCTACAGGAAACTGGAAACGAAAGGCTACGGTCAGGGACCAGGGAAGCTCAA GTTGATCATCCGTCGGGACCACCTGCTGGAAGATGCCTTCAATCAGATCATGTGCTACTCTCGGAAAGACCTGCAGCGCAGCAAGCTCTACGTCAGCTTtgtgggggaggaggg GTTGGACTACAGCGGGCCTTCCAGAGAGTTCTTCTTCCTGGTTTCCAGGGAGCTGTTCAACCCTTATTATGGTCTGTTTGAGTACTCGGCCAATGACACATACACCGTGCAGATCAGCCCCATGTCCGCCTTCGTAGACAATCACCACGAATG gttcCGGTTCAGTGGTCGTATTCTCGGCTTGGCTCTGATCCATCAGTACCTGCTGGATGCCTTCTTCACCAGACCCTTCTATAAAGGCCTACTGCgcat CCCCTGTGAGCTGAGTGACCTGGAGTACCTGGACGAAGAGTTCCATCAGTCCCTGCAGTGGATGAAGGACAACGACATCGAGGACATGCTGGACCTCACCTTCACTGTCAATGAAGAGGTCTTcggacag ATCACAGAGAGGGAGCTGAGGCCCGGTGGAGCAGACATCCCAGTGTCAGAGAAGAACAAAAAGGAATACATCGAGCGGATGGTGAAGTGGAGGATAGAGAGGGGGGTGgtgcagcagacagacagcctGGTCAGAGGCTTCTACGAG GTGGTGGACTCCAGGCTGGTGTCAGTGTTTGATGCCAGGGAGCTGGAGCTGGTGATCGCCGGCACAGCGGAGATCGATTTATCCGACTGGAGGAACAACACAGAGTACAGAGGAG GATACCATGACAACCATATTGTGATCCGGTGGTTCTGGGCAGCGGTGGAGAGGTTCAATAATGAACAGAGACTACGGCTGCTGCAG TTTGTGACGGGGACGTCCAGTATTCCATACGAGGGCTTCGCTGCCCTGCGGGGCAGCAACGGGCCCCGCAGGTTCTGTGTGGAGAAGTGGGGGAAGGTCAGCGCACTGCCGAG AGCTCACACCTGCTTCAACCGCCTCGACCTGCCCCCCTACCCTTCCTTCTCCATGCTGTACGAGAAGATGCTGACGGCCGTGGAGGAGACCAGCACCTTCGGACTGGAATGA
- the hecw2b gene encoding E3 ubiquitin-protein ligase HECW2 isoform X3 codes for MAMATTASSSHSPPPSSPGNNSARDHLLAVRRRTPHTRPYTIGPDNLRGLSSQGAVEEPASSSPSDISPGSQSETAVVGLQRANSDTDLVTSDSRSSLTASTYQLTLGHTHLVISWDIKEEVDATDWIGLYHIDETCVANVWDSKNRGVNGTQRGQIVWRLETEPNFTEPETKICFKYYHGVSGALRATTPCITVKNPGVPAGSEGQVEDQSGAEHCRKLVSFTLSDIRAVGLKKGMFFNPDPYLKMSIQPGKRSGLPKFTHHGQERRSSIIANTTNPEWHGEKYTFVALMTDVLEIEVKDKFAKSRPIIKRFLGQLILPVQRLLEGPALDDQSVSYSLCRRLPTDHVSGQLVFRVDITSIGHEEASPDVVGTLLGGAVNDDPGSPSDDEDFPHLSSSSRGTYRPSPTGPDEGPLLVNGASCYGDDSVWRDPGQMGEEDLLALAVGGHTHRQVSLNDYLDTIEAPRSPGERPPAGPSPKLRSSFPTDTRLNTMLHIDSDEDEETGQQREQEARTQQSTDSSKRSPESQESPNAETLTAVAEGAVQTQAGASTAAGPSAADSPSAPSSSQAAGAEAAAGPVGALGECTCQEQSSRMADLPCTPSLGPLSPIQEVETRKEVAPKAEEEGESSSSEANAPAAAAAPANRSTADQEGGTSEGARASSRSSREQQEEEEVWTRRQSLQACGGPVLNQEVCSAREGHNGTVGVEGETDWEARIDSHGRIFYVDHVNRTTTWQRPTAPPPPQTLQRSNSIQQMEQLNRRYQSIRRTITNDSRPEEPPANELLTDETDMHPSVPELRRDSSVAQSSSRSRLSLLLQSPSAKFLTSPDFFTTLHSNPSAYRMFTTNTCLKHMISKVRRDAHHFERYQHNRDLVAFLNMMANKQLELPRGWEMKHDHTGKPFFVDHNCRATSFIDPRLPLQSTRPPSVLAHRQHLTRQRSHSAGEVSPRRLAGEDPRHAAPPVLPRPSSTFSSTSRGQSQDVVPVAYNDKIVAFLRQPNIFEILQERQPDFNRNHSLREKVQLIRTDGGSGLARLSGDADLVMLLSLFEDEVMCYVPPHALLHPSYCQSPRGSPVSSPQNSPGTQRANARAPAPYKRDFEAKLRNFYRKLETKGYGQGPGKLKLIIRRDHLLEDAFNQIMCYSRKDLQRSKLYVSFVGEEGLDYSGPSREFFFLVSRELFNPYYGLFEYSANDTYTVQISPMSAFVDNHHEWFRFSGRILGLALIHQYLLDAFFTRPFYKGLLRIPCELSDLEYLDEEFHQSLQWMKDNDIEDMLDLTFTVNEEVFGQITERELRPGGADIPVSEKNKKEYIERMVKWRIERGVVQQTDSLVRGFYEVVDSRLVSVFDARELELVIAGTAEIDLSDWRNNTEYRGGYHDNHIVIRWFWAAVERFNNEQRLRLLQFVTGTSSIPYEGFAALRGSNGPRRFCVEKWGKVSALPRAHTCFNRLDLPPYPSFSMLYEKMLTAVEETSTFGLE; via the exons ATGGCGATGGCTACCactgcctcctcctctcactcGCCCCCTCCTTCATCGCCTGGCAACAACAGCGCCCGGGACCACCTGCTGGCGGTGCGTCGGCGTACCCCACACACCCGACCGTACACCATCGGTCCAGACAACCTCCGTGGTCTGTCTTCGCAGGGTGCAGTCGAAGAACCGGCGTCCTCCTCCCCCTCGGATATTTCCCCAGGGAGCCAATCAGAAACGGCGGTGGTGGGGCTCCAGCGGGCCAATAGCGACACAGACCTGGTGACATCAGACAGTCGCTCATCGCTCACGGCGTCGACATACCAGCTGACTCTAGGCCACACCCACCTGGTGATCTCCTGGGACATCAAGGAGGAAGTGGACGCCACCGACTGGATCGGCCTGTACCACATCG atGAGACGTGTGTGGCCAATGTGTGGGACTCCAAGAATCGCGGCGTGAATGGAACCCAGCGAGGACAGATCGTGTGGAGACTGGAGACGGAACCCAACTTCACGGAGC CGGAGACTAAGATCTGCTTCAAGTACTATCATGGTGTAAGTGGAGCGTTAAGAGCAACAACACCTTGCATCACCGTCAAGAACCCTGGAGTGCCA GCTGGAAGTGAAGGCCAAGTGGAGGACCAATCAGGCGCTGAGCACTGTCGGAAACTAGTCAGCTTCACCCTATCAG ACATCCGGGCGGTGGGTCTGAAGAAGGGCATGTTCTTCAACCCCGACCCCTACCTGAAGATGTCCATCCAGCCTGGGAAGAGGAGCGGCCTCCCCAAGTTCACCCACCACGGCCAGGAGAGACGCTCCTCCATCATCGCCAACACCACCAACCCCGAGTGGCACGGAGAG AAGTACACCTTCGTGGCGCTGATGACGGACGTGTTGGAGATCGAGGTGAAGGATAAGTTTGCCAAGAGCCGACCAATCATCAAACGCTTTCTGGGTCAGCTGATCCTCCCTGTGCAGAGACTTCTGGAGGGGCCTGCATTGGA tgatcAGTCAGTCAGCTACAGCCTGTGTCGGCGTCTCCCTACGGACCATGTGAGCGGGCAGCTCGTGTTCAGAGTGGACATCACCTCTATTGGacatgaag aaGCCTCTCCTGACGTAGTTGGGACCCTCCTAGGCGGCGCAGTTAACGATGACCCTGGGAGTCCATCAGACGACGAAGACTTCCCccacctgtcctcctcctcacgCGGCACATACAGACCGTCTCCCACCGGCCCCGACGAGGGCCCCCTGTTAGTCAATGGTGCTTCTTGCTATGGCGATGACAGCGTGTGGCGGGATCCGGGGCAGATGGGAGAGGAGGATCTGCTCGCCCTGGCAGTGGGAGGCCACACCCACCGGCAGGTGTCGCTCAACGACTACCTGGACACCATCGAGGCTCCCAGGAGTCCAGGGGAGCGGCCTCCAGCGGGTCCTTCGCCAAAACTGCGCTCCAGCTTTCCCACGGACACGCGGCTCAACACCATGCTGCACATAGACTCAGACGAGGATGAGGAGACGGGGCAGCAAAGGGAGCAGGAGGCTAGGACACAACAGAGCACCGACTCCTCGAAGAGATCGCCTGAGTCTCAGGAGAGTCCAAACGCAGAGACGCTCACTGCTGTAGCAGAGGGGGCCGTCCAGACTCAGGCCGGAGCATCCACAGCTGCTGGACCGTCAGCTGCAGACAGTCCCTCAGCTCCCAGCTCATCCCAGGCAGCAGGGGCGGAGGCAGCAGCGGGGCCGGTGGGGGCTCTGGGGGAGTGTACCTGTcaggagcagagcagcaggatgGCTGATCTACCCTGCACCCCTTCACTTGGTCCACTTTCACCCATTCAG GAGGTGGAAACGAGGAAAGAAGTGGCTCCAAAGgcggaggaggaaggggagtcATCAAGCAGCGAGGCCAACGCAccggctgcagcagctgctcctgcGAACCGCTCCACAGCTGACCAGGAAGGAGGCACTTCAGAAG GAGCCAGGGCCAGTAGCAGGAGCAGCcgggagcagcaggaggaggaggaggtgtggaCGAGGAGGCAGTCTCTGCAGGCCTGTGGAGGCCCGGTCCTAAACCAGGAAGTGTGCAGTGCCAGAGAGGGTCACAACGGGACAGTGGGAGTGGAGGGGGAGACAG ACTGGGAGGCTCGTATCGACAGCCATGGTCGGATCTTCTACGTGGACCACGTGAACAGAACCACCACATGGCAGCGTCCCACCGCTCCGCCCCCCCCACAGACCCTCCAGAGGTCCAACTCCATACAGCAGATGGAGCAGCTCAACCGcag GTATCAGAGTATACGCCGGACGATAACCAATGACAGCAGACCAGAGGAGCCACCAGCCAATGAACTGCTTACAGATGAGACTGACATGCACCCCTCCGTCCCAG aactCCGCAGAGACAGCAGTGTGGCTCAGTCCAGCTCCCGGTCCCGCCTCAGCCTGCTGCTTCAGTCCCCCAGCGCCAAGTTCCTCACCAGCCCCGACTTCTTCACTACGCTGCATTCCAACCCT AGTGCCTACCGTATGTTCACCACCAACACGTGTCTGAAGCACATGATCAGTAAGGTGCGTCGGGATGCTCACCACTTTGAGCGCTACCAGCACAACAGAGACCTGGTGGCCTTCCTCAACATGATGGCCAACAAACAGCTGGAGCTGCCCCGAGGCTGGGAGATGAAGCACGACCACACCGGCAAG CCTTTCTTTGTGGATCATAACTGCCGCGCCACCAGCTTCATCGACCCCCGGCTGCCTCTGCAGAGCACCCGGCCCCCCAGCGTCCTGGCTCATCGCCAACACCTGACCCGCCAACGCAGCCACAGCGCTGGAGAGGTCAGCCCCCGGCGACTG GCTGGTGAGGACCCTCGTCACGCCGCCCCCCCGGTCCTGCCGCGGCCTTCAAGCACCTTTAGCtccaccagcagggggcagagTCAGGACGTGGTGCCAGTGG CTTACAACGACAAGATTGTGGCGTTTCTACGACAACCAAACATCTTCGAGATTCTACAGGAGAGACAACCAGACTTCAACCGGAACCATTCACtcag GGAGAAGGTGCAGCTGATCCGCACTGACGGAGGCTCAGGATTGGCCCGGCTGTCAGGAGACGCTGACCTTGTCATGCTGTTGAG tcTGTTTGAAGATGAAGTGATGTGCTATGTCCCGCCTCACGCCTTACTGCACCCCAGCTACTGCCAGTCCCCCCGAGGGTCCCCTGTCTCCTCCCCACAGAACTCGCCTG GCACTCAGAGAGCCAATGCCAGGGCCCCAGCACCGTACAAGAGAGACTTTGAGGCCAAGCTGCGCAACTTCTACAGGAAACTGGAAACGAAAGGCTACGGTCAGGGACCAGGGAAGCTCAA GTTGATCATCCGTCGGGACCACCTGCTGGAAGATGCCTTCAATCAGATCATGTGCTACTCTCGGAAAGACCTGCAGCGCAGCAAGCTCTACGTCAGCTTtgtgggggaggaggg GTTGGACTACAGCGGGCCTTCCAGAGAGTTCTTCTTCCTGGTTTCCAGGGAGCTGTTCAACCCTTATTATGGTCTGTTTGAGTACTCGGCCAATGACACATACACCGTGCAGATCAGCCCCATGTCCGCCTTCGTAGACAATCACCACGAATG gttcCGGTTCAGTGGTCGTATTCTCGGCTTGGCTCTGATCCATCAGTACCTGCTGGATGCCTTCTTCACCAGACCCTTCTATAAAGGCCTACTGCgcat CCCCTGTGAGCTGAGTGACCTGGAGTACCTGGACGAAGAGTTCCATCAGTCCCTGCAGTGGATGAAGGACAACGACATCGAGGACATGCTGGACCTCACCTTCACTGTCAATGAAGAGGTCTTcggacag ATCACAGAGAGGGAGCTGAGGCCCGGTGGAGCAGACATCCCAGTGTCAGAGAAGAACAAAAAGGAATACATCGAGCGGATGGTGAAGTGGAGGATAGAGAGGGGGGTGgtgcagcagacagacagcctGGTCAGAGGCTTCTACGAG GTGGTGGACTCCAGGCTGGTGTCAGTGTTTGATGCCAGGGAGCTGGAGCTGGTGATCGCCGGCACAGCGGAGATCGATTTATCCGACTGGAGGAACAACACAGAGTACAGAGGAG GATACCATGACAACCATATTGTGATCCGGTGGTTCTGGGCAGCGGTGGAGAGGTTCAATAATGAACAGAGACTACGGCTGCTGCAG TTTGTGACGGGGACGTCCAGTATTCCATACGAGGGCTTCGCTGCCCTGCGGGGCAGCAACGGGCCCCGCAGGTTCTGTGTGGAGAAGTGGGGGAAGGTCAGCGCACTGCCGAG AGCTCACACCTGCTTCAACCGCCTCGACCTGCCCCCCTACCCTTCCTTCTCCATGCTGTACGAGAAGATGCTGACGGCCGTGGAGGAGACCAGCACCTTCGGACTGGAATGA